In Toxoplasma gondii ME49 chromosome VIII, whole genome shotgun sequence, a single genomic region encodes these proteins:
- a CDS encoding hypothetical protein (encoded by transcript TGME49_268220) yields MRLPPCFSLSSGSSCSPSSRSSCPSSRRALSFAESRPLPSSQNWRPQARVAKQFPFPTTAERREMTNEKMDHRKWLAQRPRQLTEAADRAQEEDRNSKDERETPCPGHCSNQGRVWTSASVHVPDSASLHSCCSSIHHPPEDVPPRLPGDKELPLLIRMTDSLSSRLSPSSETSVAPPVCSPLSRACALSFASSPSASCAATSASPSSLSPSTLSFASLSPLRPCQSGPLYHAPPLRRSRGSDVGSDVLSGSSVDSQWRLQSRPCSLQVSALSCSTGSPYRCFSLPALSPVAHPQKASFATPPPKMSGASSAQREAFSPLAAISSSAFLKPRERGRAPPHAPRELRVGAYHLVPSSAEVPSEARLCLPDGLSSKDKHARYARPTVLRHSAQFQAVSPSASVPSCSHTTSLSSPENAELPRTDKRAHPEKPFGFCSIAVSECLTSSIASDESLHMTATVAKNPHLPPTPFTPSPPPPLPPEFSASPSSVFAPSSSSSSLPASECPSLAASSFPLRSTSLSISAPYSSSPSWSASGASSPPATAVHVSNPVSPSLSFPPSAAVEQGGYSEPSCTLGASAASPASCGDQDAALRALEPSVACQQRDETRSEARPDSPRLPPVRHVRFCEGREEWLLSETASVNSIIALSDDGPSSVALLPSSLDASSPSHPVSYDERLSSGLLFFPSPASSPLPSSSSPPPSSSFASSGGSLTSADAFSLHAPAPGSLPAFSPWHACLLPPFERAEGKAATPGLSRSSHGVWRDRGRHRGTRFEAASESCLLLDSSSSEGKPAEQPRPERESGRNMDQNGDEKRRGETDTKTRRSDVSSKRQTEFETRETSETATEREGRREQDTLFPGKGEDHGDDARLDGRARSGRTDAGGETPEVSNQNKQAESPSVPPSNFLDASHPSPLHSDSSQAVYLEQGTRLDGDVSESLSALIPGVSSSSSAVVCPSLSVSSPSLSCSSPCSSSSLPFSESSTKDGLGEGPSAPKIPSASRPKSASSHRPPESETGETVSAALTGSEDRATGARQREGGEQEQRTAWADGDSKTSHGRLELAVGRRDTAQTEKRGRKTALAREMAQQPHRVKRDAGGPAWSLDRARETDKFSWKPAKNMASINMERENSDAAVLDGSRGRLPPSAQASADCPISSGSRLEATRRKPLAPGAAEMPYSSAVFSSAVFSSAVSSPAAFPSCTSFSSFSPSITSASASSSPFSFACASSPFCPSSAVRASSAETAGQRLRTVRPCPERGGRLVTVRGPDGKTRRQSLHVPPSLTAQPTKSCFRHRSPRSRSASRGPSWAAPRVPHFSFPHFSFLSASSTLSPCSLPCSPSSSSHGSSCSPSCSSCSSSPCFARLLRRSLLRRTGLRERPDKREGGGEKTGRKESFGKATSPAPSPFQSLLCNSGARLSLEERNAGQADALPSLHWMSSRRFFAPFSRRASRGAWRLGQGETEKSGDRGRRRTAKKQEGEIVERKRGRKQASERGAEGERDEETERGRWRRMFPTVFTAEPALLCSASCGRSCASAPPSSRIRGDAREMCEGTCSRTLVSPRRAKGVFDLAALDEDAEAPPGQAGASSLQWKAADPRRGETSGDSEEAGTKQRAERDSPQPAVQKDRARGRGKDERRGIRGETSEKRTDKTREQGERRGQGEEEREGQSGKEEREEGEVEDATRREMRSPNSGMGKNSETGFLSPLFHERGRRRHTIAVVPFFGGRASSGTSTSLTSFPSFASPLSSSSLPADFGWPSFVLKKPPSSRFHQSREEPRREEPATVRGESEETRRHPSLHLMSLMSLVSLSEPRPAQEGASQASSVGLSPSSPAVHFFDLATPHGAPD; encoded by the coding sequence ATGAGACTACctccttgtttttctctgtcttccggttcttcctgctccccttcctctcgcagTTCGTGCCCTTCCTCCCGCCGCGCGCTGTCCTTTGCCGAGTCCAGGCCCCTGCCCAGCAGCCAGAACTGGAGACCGCAAGCGCGGGTCGCGAAGCAATTTCCGTTTCCCACGACagccgagagacgcgagatgACGAATGAAAAAATGGACCACCGCAAATGGCTAGCACAGCGACCAAGACAACTGACAGAGGCGGCGGACAGAGCGCAAGAGGAGGACCGGAACTcaaaggacgagagagaaacacccTGTCCAGGGCATTGTTCGAACCAGGGTAGAGTGTGGACGTCTGCAAGCGTGCATGTTCCAGACTCGGCGTCTCTTCACAGCTGTTGCTCTTCCATCCACCATCCACCGGAGGATGTCCCACCTCGGCTTCCAGGAGATAAAGAACTTCCACTCTTGATTCGCATGACTGACAGCCTTTCGTCGCgactctcgccttcctccgaGACGTCAGTTGCCCCTCCAGTttgctcgcctctctctcgcgcttgcGCCTtgtccttcgcttcctctccttccgcgTCCTGCGCGGCGACTTCagcctctccctcttctctgtctccttcgactttgtcctttgcttctctgtctcccttgcGCCCATGTCAGTCGGGTCCTCTCTACCacgcgcctcctcttcgGAGGTCCCGAGGATCCGACGTAGGATCGGATGTCCTATCGGGATCTTCTGTTGATTCACAATGGAGGCTTCAGTCGCGCCCTTGCTCGCTGCAAGTATCGGCCCTTTCCTGCAGCACTGGCTCGCCGTAtcgctgcttttctctgccggCGTTGTCGCCTGTCGCGCATCCTCAGAAGGCGTCCTTCGCCACGCCTCCGCCAAAAATGTCTGGTGCATCTTCTGCACAACGCGAggctttctctccacttgcggccatttcttcttctgcgttcctcaaacctcgagagagaggccgagcGCCTCCACATGCTCCTCGCGAGCTGCGAGTCGGGGCATACCATCttgtgccttcttctgcagaggTGCCCTCTGAAGCGCGTCTCTGCCTGCCTGACGGGCTCTCCTCGAAGGACAAACATGCAAGATACGCAAGGCCGACAGTGCTTCGACACTCGGCTCAGTTTCAggcggtgtctccgtctgcttcaGTTCCTTCTTGCTCACACACaacttctctttcctctccagaaAACGCGGAGCTCCCCCGGACGGACAAGCGCGCGCATCCAGAAAAACCTTTCGGATTCTGTTCAATAGCAGTCTCAGAGTGTCTGACCTCTTCAATCgccagcgacgagagtcTCCACATGACTGCAACTGTCGCGAAAAATCCTCACCTTCCTCCCACTCCCTTCACTCCGTCTCCaccgcctcctcttcctcctgagttctctgcttctccttcttctgtctttgcgccttcttcttcctcttcttctcttcctgcctctgAATGTCCCTCCcttgctgcttcctcgtttcctttgcGTTCTACTTCTCTGTCGATTTCAGCGCCgtactcttcttctccctcttggtCGGCGTCTGGCGCCTCCTCCCCACCAGCGACCGCGGTCCATGTTTCAAACCCAGTCTCTCCaagtctttcttttcctccctcgGCGGCCGTTGAACAAGGTGGATACTCAGAGCCTTCCTGTACCCTTGGAGCCTCTGCGGCTTCGCCAGCCAGTTGTGGGGACCAGGACGCGGCTCTCCGCGCCCTTGAGCCTTCTGTCGCCTgtcagcagagagacgaaacgcgttCCGAGGCTCGGCCCGATTCCCCCCGTCTGCCGCCGGTGCGACATGTCAGATTTTGTGAAGGACGGGAGGAGTGGCTTCTCTCCGAAACCGCCTCAGTCAACAGCATCATTGCGTTGAGTGATGATGgaccttcttctgtcgctctcctcccttcgtctctcgacgCGTCTTCCCCCTCTCATCCTGTTTCCTACGACGAACGACTCAGCAgcggtctcctcttctttccttcccctgcgtcttcgccgctcccgtcgtcctcgtctccaccgccgtcttcttcatttgcCTCCTCAGGCGGCTCTTTAACCTCAGCGGACGCCttctctttgcatgcgccagcGCCGGGATCTCTCCCTGCTTTCTCCCCCTGGCATGcctgtcttctgcctcccTTCGAGAGAGCGGAAGGGAAGGCAGCGACCCCAGgactctcgcgttcctctcacggtgtctggagagacagaggaagacacagaggtaCTCGTTTTGAGGCAGCGAGCGAGAGTTGTCTCCTGCTCGATTCCTCGTCTTCAGAAGGGAAGCCTGCGGAGCAACCTAGACCAGAGCGAGAATCCGGAAGAAACATGGATCAgaacggagacgaaaaacgacgtggagaaacagacaccaAGACCCGGAGATCCGACGTCTCTTCAAAACGACAAACCGAGttcgagacaagagaaaccTCAGAGACAGccaccgagagagaaggaagaagagaacaagataCACTTTTTCCTGGTAAGGGGGAGGACCATGGCGATGACGCTCGACTCGACGGACGAGCACGAAGTGGAAGGACAGacgcgggaggagagacgccagaggTGAGCAACCAAAACAAGCAAGCGGAGTCTCCTTCCGTTCCTCCCTCGAACTTCCTGGATGCCTCCCACCCTTCACCGTTGCATTCTGACTCCTCCCAAGCCGTCTACCTCGAGCAGGGTACGCGACTCGACGGAGACGTAAGCGAAAGCTTGTCTGCTCTTATCCCAGGtgtttcttcatcttcttccgccGTTGTCTGTCCATCcttgtctgtttcgtctccctcgctgagttgttcctctccttgttcttcctcgtctctccccttttctgaATCTTCGACGAAAGACGGTCTCGGTGAAGGGCCGTCAGCGCCGAAGATCCCTTCTGCATCTCGCCCCAAGTCTGCGAGTTCGCACCGTCCTCCCGAAAgcgagacaggggagacCGTCTCCGCGGCTTTGACCGGAAGCGAAGACCGAGCAACAGgtgcgaggcagagagaaggcggagagcaGGAACAACGAACCGCCTgggcagacggagacagcaagaCCAGCCACGGGAGACTCGAGCTCGCGGTTGGACGCAGGGACACagcacagacagagaagaggggcAGGAAGACGGCGCTCGCGAGAGAAATGGCGCAGCAACCCCACAGAGTCAAAAGAGACGCCGGTGGTCCTGCCTGGTCTTTGGACAGAGCTCGAGAGACTGATAAGTTCTCCTGGAAGCCTGCGAAAAACATGGCCAGCATAAAtatggaaagagagaacagcgacgCTGCCGTTTTGGACGGCTCCCGCGGTCGCCTTCCACCATCGGCACAGGCAAGCGCCGATTGTCCCATTTCGTCCGGTTCGCGTTTGGAGGCGACGCGGAGGAAACCTTTGGCACCTGGTGCGGCAGAAATGCCCTACTCTtctgctgttttctcttctgctgttttctcttctgctgtttcgtcccctgctgctttcccttcctgtacctccttttcttccttttcgccttctATCACTTCCGCTtccgcctcgtcttctcccttctcttttgcttgtgcctcttcccctttctgcCCTTCTTCGGCCGTTcgtgcttcctctgctgaGACCGCTGGGCAGCGTCTGAGAACAGTGCGGCCTTGCCCTGAGAGGGGCGGTCGGTTGGTGACAGTTCGCGGCCCCGACGGAAAGACTCGGAggcagtctctgcatgtgccgCCTTCTTTGACGGCGCAGCCTACCAAGTCTTGTTTTCGTCACAGGTCTCCCAGAAGTCGATCCGCTTCTCGTGGTCCCTCTTGGGCGGCTCCCAGAGTGCCGcatttctctttccctcacttttctttcctctctgcttcttctacTCTCTCCCCTTGTTCGCTTCcctgttcgccttcctcttcttctcatgGTTCGTcgtgttctccttcttgttcgtcttgctcctcctcgccttgtTTTGCCCGGCTGCTTCGGCGATCGCTGCTTCGGCGAACAGGGCTGAGAGAACGGCCAGACAAGCGCGAGgggggaggcgagaagactggaaggaaggagagcttTGGAAAGGCGACCTCGCCGGCGCCGTCGCCTTTCCAAAGCCTTCTGTGTAACTCGGGGGCACGGCTGTCTCTTGAAGAGAGGAATGCTGGGCAGGCTGACGCGCTCCCCTCGCTTCACTGGATGTCCTCGCGCCGCTTCTTTGCTCCCTTCAGTCGCCGTGCGAGCCGCGGGGCCTGGCGCCTCGGCCAGGGCGAAACTGAGAAGAGCGGCGACCGAGGGCGACGGCGAACAgcaaagaaacaggaagggGAAAtcgtcgagagaaaacgagggagaaaacaggcATCCGaacgaggagcagaaggcgagagagatgaagagacagagaggggacgCTGGCGGCGGATGTTCCCAACAGTGTTCACCGCTGAGCCGGCACTCTTGTGTTCTGCATCTTGCGGCCGTTCCTGTGCGTCGGCGCCACCCTCTTCACGGATCAGAGGAGACGCTCGCGAGATGTGCGAAGGAACCTGCTCGCGAACGTTGGTATCGCCTCGCCGCGCCAAAGGAGTCTTCGACCTCGCAGCTTtagacgaagacgcggaggCACCGCCCGGACAGGCAGGCGCCTCGAGCCTCCAATGGAAGGCTGCCGACcccagaagaggagaaacctCCGGAGACAGTGAAGAGGCAGGCACAAAGCaaagggcagagagagacagtccaCAGCCTGCAGTGCAGAAGGATCGGGCGCGGGGGCGCGGGAAGGACGAACGACGAGGGATAAGGGGAGAAACGAGCGAAAAGAGGACAGACAAGACGCGAGAACAGGGAGAAAGGCGgggacagggagaagaagagagggagggacagtctggaaaagaggagagagaagaaggagaggttGAAGAtgcgacaagaagagagatgagGTCGCCTAACTCAGGAATGGGGAAGAACTCCGAAACaggtttcctttctcctttgtttcatgagagaggacggcgccgccacaccATCGCAgtcgttcctttcttcgggGGTCGCGCCTCCAGCGGAACTTCCACTTCGTTgacttcctttccttcttttgcttcgccattgtcctcttcttctctccccgccgACTTTGGCTGGCCGTCGTTCGTTCTGAAGAAACCACCCTCCTCACGCTTCCACCAGTCGAGGGAAGAGCCCCGGCGCGAGGAGCCGGCGACAGTCCGaggcgaaagcgaggagacacggagacaccCCTCACTCCATCTGATGTCTCTCAtgtctctcgtgtctctcagTGAGCCTCGGCCGGCGCAGGAAGGAGCGTCTCAAGCTTCGTCGGTCGGCCTCTCGCCCTCCTCACCAGCCGTCCACTTCTTCGACCTCGCGACGCCTCACGGGGCGCCGGACTGA